The Faecalibacter sp. LW9 genome has a segment encoding these proteins:
- the dprA gene encoding DNA-processing protein DprA: MNSEQRYILALFFIKGLGDYRIFYLINHFGSAEAVWFQAKEKLACLPNFGIKRIEEIGQQRYLDLADQEIEFCQNCGIKITTRLDEDYPKLLNQCVDAPIVLFSKGNAILEQSKKIAIVGTRKMTPYGRQFITQLIDDLKGYDVSIISGLAYGCDIEAHKQALHHQVPTWAVLAHHLNHIYPSQHRSIAEAMLDQGGWISEQPSGNEIHPQFFLLRNRIIAGLSDVTVLVESDSRGGSLVTAKFANEYNREVFAVPGKFTDPLSKGCNHLIKTHQAYLIESSEDLLYHLNLKNKNHQKQQLELFLDLSETEQQLVEIITANGKMHIDQIAIAMELFTYELMPILLDLELKQVIRPLPGKFFELSL; encoded by the coding sequence ATGAATTCAGAGCAAAGATACATTTTAGCCTTGTTTTTCATCAAAGGTTTAGGCGATTATCGCATTTTTTATTTAATCAATCACTTTGGAAGTGCAGAAGCGGTATGGTTTCAAGCCAAAGAGAAGCTAGCCTGTCTTCCTAATTTTGGCATTAAACGAATCGAAGAAATTGGTCAGCAACGTTATTTGGATTTAGCCGATCAAGAAATTGAATTTTGCCAAAACTGTGGGATAAAAATAACGACGCGTTTGGATGAAGATTATCCAAAATTATTGAATCAATGTGTGGATGCACCTATTGTATTATTTTCAAAAGGAAATGCAATTTTAGAACAATCTAAAAAAATAGCGATTGTTGGTACACGTAAAATGACACCATACGGTCGCCAATTTATCACTCAATTGATTGATGATTTGAAAGGATATGACGTTTCCATCATCAGTGGTTTAGCGTATGGATGTGATATTGAGGCACACAAACAAGCCTTACATCATCAAGTTCCAACTTGGGCTGTATTAGCGCATCACCTCAACCATATTTATCCTTCCCAACATCGAAGTATAGCAGAAGCCATGTTGGATCAAGGAGGTTGGATTTCGGAACAACCATCAGGGAATGAGATACATCCTCAATTTTTCTTGCTACGGAATCGAATTATCGCTGGTTTATCCGACGTGACCGTTCTCGTAGAATCAGATTCTAGAGGAGGAAGCTTGGTGACCGCTAAATTTGCAAATGAATACAATCGGGAAGTATTTGCTGTACCTGGTAAATTTACAGATCCGTTGAGTAAAGGATGCAATCATCTGATAAAAACGCATCAAGCCTATTTGATTGAATCTTCAGAAGATCTCTTGTATCATTTAAATTTAAAGAATAAAAACCATCAAAAACAGCAATTGGAATTGTTTTTAGATTTATCTGAAACCGAACAACAATTGGTAGAAATCATCACAGCTAATGGTAAAATGCATATTGATCAAATCGCCATCGCTATGGAATTATTTACCTATGAATTGATGCCTATTTTATTGGATTTGGAGTTGAAACAAGTGATTCGTCCATTGCCCGGAAAGTTTTTCGAACTATCCCTTTAA
- a CDS encoding SPOR domain-containing protein gives MRLEQYIHQLLFQHDCVIVPKFGAFISHPTSASINPEDHTITPPYHTLTFNLSLTTSDGKLEQWYALMEKVNTTKASSLLEEDVNDWRTRLQNGESIVIDKVGLLKKNAEGKVNFEPHTTDYFLPEAFGLKTIKPNLILNTAVEEEVVERKRNWSSVLAVASIIPILVGGYFYFNTPQNVQKYVDHQWSGIVLPAIQEAAPNLLNSSTPIEKLNQKEDIIHNLPTTIGNPLAYVKAGTTISLPAQNPTDSVENDVLSRYEITVVEEKQLNNEEKEVKAIIRNSTADAKVDAKKEPSKVDAKAKEETATNKDKKVADAIRIDANPKKYQVIASSLRRAEDADRMLRFLESEGFKNASIVYVKGRFYYVTFDSFDTMEQASKYLNKLHSDRPDAWIREHK, from the coding sequence ATGAGGTTAGAACAGTATATTCATCAATTACTATTTCAGCACGATTGTGTAATCGTACCGAAATTTGGTGCATTTATATCGCATCCAACAAGTGCTTCAATTAACCCTGAGGATCATACGATCACTCCTCCTTATCATACATTAACCTTTAATTTATCATTGACAACGAGTGATGGAAAATTGGAACAATGGTATGCTTTGATGGAGAAGGTTAATACAACTAAGGCTTCTTCCCTATTAGAAGAAGATGTGAACGATTGGCGAACACGTTTACAGAACGGTGAATCGATCGTAATTGATAAGGTTGGATTGTTGAAAAAGAATGCTGAAGGTAAGGTAAACTTTGAACCTCATACTACCGATTATTTCCTTCCAGAAGCCTTTGGACTGAAAACAATCAAACCTAATTTAATTCTTAATACCGCTGTGGAAGAAGAAGTTGTGGAACGCAAAAGAAATTGGTCTTCTGTTTTAGCAGTTGCATCAATTATCCCCATTTTAGTGGGAGGATATTTTTATTTTAATACGCCTCAAAATGTACAGAAATATGTGGATCATCAATGGAGTGGAATTGTTTTACCTGCCATCCAAGAAGCTGCTCCAAATCTTCTGAATTCTTCTACACCAATTGAAAAATTAAATCAAAAAGAAGACATTATTCACAATTTACCAACCACAATCGGTAATCCTTTAGCGTACGTAAAAGCTGGAACTACCATTTCATTACCTGCTCAAAATCCAACCGATTCAGTAGAAAATGATGTGCTTTCTCGCTATGAAATTACTGTGGTTGAAGAAAAACAGTTGAATAACGAAGAAAAAGAAGTAAAAGCCATTATCCGAAATTCGACAGCTGACGCTAAAGTCGATGCGAAAAAAGAACCTTCAAAAGTTGATGCAAAAGCAAAAGAAGAAACGGCTACAAATAAGGATAAAAAAGTAGCTGATGCCATTCGTATCGATGCCAATCCAAAGAAATATCAGGTGATTGCATCCTCTTTACGCCGTGCGGAAGATGCTGATCGCATGTTGCGTTTTCTTGAAAGTGAAGGATTTAAAAACGCAAGTATCGTGTATGTTAAAGGACGTTTTTATTATGTAACGTTTGATAGTTTTGATACGATGGAACAAGCTTCTAAATATTTGAATAAACTTCATTCCGATCGTCCAGATGCTTGGATTAGAGAACACAAATAA
- a CDS encoding acyl-CoA thioesterase, with the protein MSKTKTPKESLAVMTNLVLPNDSNQLNNMFGGELLARMDRISAISAKMHSGSLQVVTASVNHVSFNQPIPLGSTVKLESKVTRAFKTSMEVYVDVYIYDYNQETFTKTNDAIYTFVALDENNKPVEVPELVPETELEIERYNAALRRKQLSLVLAKRMKPSEAHELKVLFEDHEN; encoded by the coding sequence ATGTCTAAAACAAAAACCCCGAAAGAATCATTAGCAGTAATGACCAATTTGGTTCTTCCCAATGACAGCAACCAATTGAATAATATGTTTGGAGGAGAATTATTAGCACGAATGGATAGAATATCTGCTATTTCTGCTAAAATGCATTCTGGGAGCTTACAAGTGGTAACAGCAAGCGTAAATCACGTCTCTTTTAATCAACCCATTCCTTTAGGAAGTACGGTTAAATTAGAGTCTAAAGTGACCCGCGCATTCAAAACTTCTATGGAAGTATATGTTGATGTGTACATCTACGATTATAATCAAGAAACGTTTACAAAAACAAATGATGCCATCTATACTTTCGTAGCATTAGATGAGAACAATAAACCAGTGGAAGTACCCGAATTGGTACCTGAAACAGAATTGGAAATAGAACGATACAATGCGGCATTACGTCGTAAACAATTAAGCTTAGTTTTAGCTAAACGAATGAAACCAAGTGAAGCACACGAATTAAAAGTGTTATTTGAGGATCATGAAAATTAA
- a CDS encoding acyl-CoA thioesterase: MKFHTRKWVKPEDLNPNRSLFGGRLLAWIDEEAALYSVVQLENPHVVTKYMSEINFMSSALQGDIIEIGIDVVKFGRTSLILRCEVRNMMTRETIITVENITMVNLDEHGRPFPHGKTKVEYVKDRLQNRN, translated from the coding sequence ATGAAGTTTCACACTCGTAAATGGGTAAAACCAGAAGATTTGAATCCGAATCGATCGTTATTTGGAGGTCGTTTATTGGCTTGGATTGATGAAGAAGCTGCACTTTATAGTGTGGTGCAATTAGAAAACCCTCATGTTGTAACTAAATACATGTCGGAAATTAATTTTATGTCTTCAGCATTACAAGGTGATATTATAGAAATTGGGATAGACGTCGTAAAATTTGGGCGTACCTCTTTAATCTTACGTTGTGAAGTACGTAATATGATGACCAGAGAAACAATCATTACTGTGGAGAATATAACCATGGTTAATTTAGACGAACATGGTCGACCATTTCCACATGGAAAAACAAAGGTTGAATATGTAAAAGATCGTTTACAAAATAGAAATTAA
- a CDS encoding Gfo/Idh/MocA family oxidoreductase, which yields MKNFSILGYGHIGKVHEQAILESENAQLVSIIDFELPSDLGVKTYTALESFLQEDTETDVVVIATPNGLHREHAIRCLKAGKNVFIEKPIALNVEDAEEILAVAKEKGLRVFSSMQLRFSPVVQYVKKLLENNALGKIHMVNVQCYWNRNKNYYKLREWHGTEDMDGGVLFTQFSHFVDILNFWFDEVTCIGSRSFNFSHENVTEFDDSGYVDFNAGEAVGHMTYTTSVFNKNFESNITIIAEKGTVKIGDQYLNQMLYSDLKNVCCSKNVSTEQKNFHPSAITEVSDALLRHNPSILDGEHAVDLVKFITDANHFAHQEKLNSIKNYEVSHS from the coding sequence ATGAAAAACTTTTCCATCCTTGGATATGGACATATTGGTAAAGTTCATGAACAAGCCATTTTAGAATCAGAAAATGCGCAATTAGTTTCAATTATTGATTTTGAATTACCATCTGATTTAGGGGTAAAAACCTATACCGCTTTAGAGAGCTTCTTACAAGAAGATACGGAAACAGATGTCGTGGTAATTGCTACACCCAATGGATTACATCGTGAACATGCTATCCGTTGTTTAAAGGCTGGAAAAAATGTTTTTATAGAAAAGCCAATTGCATTAAATGTAGAAGATGCGGAAGAAATTTTAGCCGTAGCGAAAGAAAAAGGGTTACGTGTATTTTCATCAATGCAATTGCGTTTCTCACCAGTAGTACAATACGTTAAAAAGTTATTGGAAAATAATGCTTTAGGAAAAATACACATGGTGAATGTTCAATGCTATTGGAACAGAAATAAAAATTACTATAAACTGAGAGAATGGCATGGTACAGAGGATATGGATGGTGGAGTATTATTCACACAATTTTCTCACTTTGTGGATATTCTTAATTTTTGGTTTGATGAGGTTACTTGTATCGGATCAAGAAGTTTTAATTTTTCACATGAAAATGTAACAGAATTTGATGACAGTGGTTATGTTGACTTCAATGCCGGGGAAGCGGTAGGTCATATGACATATACGACATCGGTATTTAATAAAAATTTTGAATCGAATATCACCATCATAGCTGAAAAAGGAACGGTAAAAATTGGCGATCAATACCTGAATCAAATGCTGTATAGTGATCTGAAAAATGTCTGTTGTTCTAAGAATGTTTCCACCGAACAAAAGAACTTTCATCCATCGGCAATTACAGAAGTTTCGGATGCCTTATTACGTCATAATCCATCGATTTTAGATGGAGAGCATGCCGTTGATTTGGTGAAATTTATTACAGATGCCAATCATTTTGCCCATCAAGAAAAATTAAATAGCATTAAGAATTATGAAGTTTCACACTCGTAA
- a CDS encoding DUF6909 family protein: MSITRARRSTDAIERLYISMRHLFHRGVYRISGSPGKILRNLLYELEPEIYGSMTDPNKVELSGLMYVLDRLPDGIVETPFITFTADEGYDRSIFTPIIPAKRRRFCYRIDDDQMNIEISRGRSEIYDILTHLTFLFNEADKIRNRAFDNQTLTKNRLWEIIEDIVVSGKELTRKDREVALMHLSTILGRTFEETQGIHAYFSTADEPDKFFKTVYWMGMTSQADRLGIKKREITFTSTLRESIGHHVIGEKWANEIKRQLFANNLQEKNIHIISANMHSVSNMLYAHEALKRKFKADSVEIYEDLSASNNKLMRDQLHEYVQKQGLIYIKDQSGTNIDVQIIDLAKVDLKNTAFSYAKAKDNDVIIVMDYAFGEQAFEAMDELLKPYKSPEVSFKMNVKSVAIMGKAGILEGVKGDLMVATSHVFEGTTDNYFFDNELTAADFEGCGLGVYEVPMISVLGTSLQNKDILEYFKNSSFQAIGLEMEGAHYHKAIQVASKIRHHIDKDVKVMYAYYASDNPLETGSTLASGGLGLTGVKPTYLITQKILEKIIK, encoded by the coding sequence ATGTCAATAACAAGAGCTAGAAGATCGACAGACGCGATCGAAAGATTATATATTTCAATGCGCCACTTATTTCACCGTGGCGTTTATCGTATTTCAGGAAGTCCTGGTAAGATTTTAAGAAATTTATTATACGAATTAGAACCAGAAATCTATGGTTCAATGACGGATCCTAATAAAGTGGAATTAAGTGGTTTAATGTATGTTTTAGACCGATTACCTGATGGAATTGTTGAAACTCCATTTATCACTTTCACAGCGGATGAAGGATATGATCGTTCGATTTTCACGCCGATTATTCCGGCAAAAAGACGTCGTTTCTGTTACCGCATTGATGATGATCAAATGAATATTGAAATCTCAAGAGGTCGTTCAGAAATCTATGATATTTTAACGCACTTAACGTTCTTATTCAACGAAGCCGATAAAATTAGAAATCGTGCGTTTGATAATCAAACCTTAACAAAAAATCGTTTGTGGGAAATTATCGAAGATATTGTGGTTTCTGGAAAAGAATTAACGCGTAAAGATCGTGAGGTGGCATTAATGCATTTATCGACGATATTGGGACGTACATTCGAAGAAACACAAGGAATACACGCTTACTTCAGTACAGCTGACGAACCAGATAAATTCTTTAAAACGGTTTATTGGATGGGAATGACAAGCCAAGCAGATCGTTTAGGCATCAAAAAACGCGAAATTACATTTACCTCAACCTTACGTGAGTCGATTGGACACCATGTCATTGGGGAAAAATGGGCGAATGAAATTAAACGTCAGTTATTTGCCAATAATTTACAAGAAAAGAATATTCATATCATCAGTGCCAACATGCACTCGGTATCGAATATGTTATATGCACATGAAGCCTTGAAACGAAAATTCAAAGCGGATTCGGTTGAAATCTACGAAGATTTAAGTGCTTCTAACAATAAATTAATGCGCGATCAGTTACATGAATATGTACAAAAACAGGGCTTAATTTACATTAAAGATCAATCCGGTACTAATATCGATGTGCAAATTATCGATTTAGCGAAAGTTGATTTAAAGAACACTGCATTCTCTTATGCCAAAGCCAAAGACAATGATGTCATTATTGTAATGGATTACGCTTTTGGAGAGCAAGCATTCGAAGCGATGGATGAGCTTTTAAAACCATATAAATCGCCAGAAGTATCATTCAAAATGAATGTGAAATCGGTAGCCATTATGGGGAAAGCTGGAATTTTAGAAGGTGTAAAAGGTGACTTAATGGTGGCAACATCACATGTATTTGAAGGAACAACAGATAATTATTTCTTTGATAACGAATTAACTGCAGCAGATTTTGAAGGATGTGGTTTAGGCGTTTATGAAGTGCCAATGATATCAGTTTTAGGGACATCATTACAAAACAAAGACATTTTAGAATACTTTAAAAATTCATCATTCCAAGCAATTGGATTAGAGATGGAAGGTGCTCATTATCATAAAGCGATTCAAGTGGCGTCAAAAATTAGACACCATATCGACAAAGATGTAAAAGTGATGTATGCTTATTATGCATCAGATAACCCATTAGAAACAGGAAGTACATTAGCTTCTGGTGGATTAGGTTTAACAGGTGTAAAACCGACTTACTTAATCACTCAAAAGATTTTAGAAAAAATCATAAAATAA
- a CDS encoding DUF3109 family protein: MFQIGKTLVSAELLSEEFVCNLNKCKGICCVEGDAGAPLNEDELSILDDIYEDVKPYLRPEGIEVIENEGKYAMDLDGEWVTPLVNNRECAYLVFEENGFSKCGIEKAYEDGKIDYKKPISCHLYPVRIKEYSNFTAVNYDVWDICSDACTLGKELKVNVATFAKDSLIRKFGEEWYEELMQVQTELNNQKK, from the coding sequence ATGTTCCAAATCGGAAAGACTTTAGTTTCTGCTGAATTGCTTAGTGAGGAGTTTGTGTGTAACTTGAATAAATGTAAAGGAATTTGCTGTGTAGAAGGGGATGCCGGAGCACCATTAAACGAGGATGAACTTTCTATTTTGGACGATATCTACGAAGATGTAAAACCTTATTTACGCCCAGAAGGAATTGAGGTGATTGAGAACGAAGGAAAATACGCCATGGATTTAGATGGTGAATGGGTTACTCCATTAGTCAACAATCGCGAATGTGCTTACCTGGTATTTGAAGAAAATGGTTTCTCGAAATGTGGGATAGAGAAAGCCTATGAAGATGGAAAAATCGACTACAAAAAGCCTATTTCTTGTCACTTATACCCTGTCCGTATTAAGGAATATTCAAATTTCACTGCCGTTAACTATGATGTTTGGGATATTTGTTCAGATGCTTGTACCTTAGGTAAGGAATTAAAAGTAAACGTTGCTACGTTTGCGAAAGATTCTTTAATTCGAAAATTCGGAGAAGAATGGTATGAAGAATTAATGCAAGTTCAAACAGAATTAAACAACCAAAAAAAGTAA
- a CDS encoding 1-deoxy-D-xylulose-5-phosphate synthase — MERLINKINHPKELRKLSRAALPGLAQEIRDFILDTLSTKPGHLGASLGVVELSIALHYFYNTPEDLLIWDVGHQCYPHKILTGRREAFDTLRQENGLSGFPTREESEFDVFGTGHSSTSISAIVGMATADQIHGVNRQHIAVIGDASITSGMSLEALNHLGATDLDALIILNNNSIGIDPSVGGLKQHFNQLTNKGHSVFEDFGLQMIGTVDGHDFDALFNAFERAKSIKGPKVIHLKTIKGKGYEKAELDQVKWHAPGLFDKSTGEITQIVKEKSFQDVFGETMMDLLTYNQQIVAITPAMVTGSNLVKCHQNFPTRVIDAGIAEQHAVTFATGLATQNIVPYCTIYSTFLQRAYDQVIHDVALQHLPVVFCIDRAGIVGSDGATHHGYFDVSILNAIPHLILAAPSNEKDFKNILYTAQFTKQPFAIRFPKDEIEKCNDAFDYEKIAIGTSHRLTEGHKMAILSTGQFTPKLKRILKKNQLENEVCLIDFPFIKPLDIKTIKILALKFKVIVTYEDGILNGGFGESVLHILNEVQYKGSFKMNGYPNQFMGHASIQELYRQMKLDDASILAFIQSYL, encoded by the coding sequence ATGGAAAGACTCATCAACAAAATCAATCATCCTAAGGAACTTAGGAAACTAAGCCGCGCTGCATTGCCCGGTTTAGCACAAGAAATTCGTGATTTTATTTTAGATACCTTAAGTACTAAACCAGGCCATCTTGGTGCTAGCTTAGGGGTCGTTGAACTTTCTATTGCATTGCATTATTTTTACAATACGCCTGAAGATTTATTGATTTGGGATGTTGGCCATCAATGTTATCCTCATAAAATTCTTACCGGAAGAAGAGAAGCCTTTGATACGTTACGTCAAGAAAACGGATTATCTGGATTTCCAACGCGCGAAGAAAGTGAATTTGATGTGTTTGGAACGGGACATTCTTCTACATCAATTTCTGCCATTGTAGGAATGGCAACAGCAGACCAAATTCATGGGGTTAATCGCCAACATATTGCTGTAATTGGTGATGCTTCTATTACATCCGGAATGAGTTTAGAAGCACTCAATCATTTGGGGGCAACTGACTTGGATGCTTTAATCATTTTAAATAATAATTCGATTGGAATTGATCCTTCAGTCGGTGGGTTAAAACAGCATTTTAATCAATTGACAAATAAGGGGCATTCGGTTTTCGAAGACTTTGGACTCCAAATGATCGGAACAGTTGATGGTCATGATTTTGATGCACTTTTTAATGCATTTGAAAGAGCAAAATCCATCAAAGGACCAAAGGTCATTCACTTAAAGACCATCAAAGGAAAAGGGTACGAAAAAGCCGAATTGGATCAAGTCAAATGGCATGCTCCTGGATTATTTGATAAATCCACAGGTGAAATTACTCAAATAGTGAAAGAAAAATCCTTTCAAGATGTGTTTGGCGAAACCATGATGGATTTATTAACCTACAATCAACAAATTGTAGCCATCACCCCCGCAATGGTGACAGGATCCAATCTGGTCAAATGCCATCAAAATTTCCCAACTCGTGTCATCGACGCCGGAATTGCAGAACAACATGCTGTAACCTTTGCTACCGGACTTGCTACTCAAAATATTGTACCTTATTGTACCATTTATTCAACATTTCTACAACGAGCGTATGACCAAGTGATACACGATGTCGCTTTGCAACATTTACCTGTTGTTTTTTGTATTGATCGTGCAGGAATTGTGGGGTCAGATGGTGCAACTCATCATGGATATTTTGATGTATCCATTTTAAATGCGATACCTCATCTTATTCTGGCTGCGCCAAGTAATGAAAAAGATTTCAAAAACATCTTATATACCGCCCAATTTACAAAACAACCATTTGCTATTCGTTTCCCTAAAGATGAAATCGAAAAATGCAATGATGCATTTGACTATGAAAAAATTGCTATTGGCACCTCTCATCGATTGACAGAAGGTCATAAAATGGCAATTTTAAGTACAGGTCAATTCACACCTAAGCTTAAGCGAATTCTTAAAAAAAATCAGTTGGAAAATGAAGTCTGTTTAATTGATTTTCCATTCATCAAACCGTTAGACATTAAGACCATCAAAATTTTAGCCCTTAAATTCAAGGTGATTGTAACCTATGAAGATGGTATTTTGAATGGTGGTTTTGGTGAAAGTGTCCTACACATCCTGAATGAAGTGCAATACAAAGGTAGTTTTAAAATGAATGGTTACCCTAATCAATTTATGGGACATGCTTCGATACAAGAATTGTATCGCCAAATGAAATTAGATGATGCCTCTATTTTAGCCTTTATTCAATCGTATCTCTAA
- a CDS encoding DUF4252 domain-containing protein, translated as MKKIIPLLIIFGWALSACSPTKNLDEFYSKYDKRATVIPLPSFAVNLAKKKTDAKILEYVKSAKVFVISNAGKGKQNRVIKDLLSATKGENFEQMVKLKVKRNNLSASYLENEGKINKLILGVNGLSNVLVIDSKVDLTKDELERALEDIDLSDLEELTDILK; from the coding sequence ATGAAAAAAATAATTCCATTACTGATCATCTTTGGATGGGCTCTATCAGCTTGTTCACCGACAAAAAACTTAGACGAATTTTATTCCAAATACGATAAACGTGCAACTGTTATTCCTTTACCCTCTTTTGCGGTAAACTTAGCCAAAAAGAAAACAGATGCTAAAATTCTAGAGTACGTTAAGTCTGCAAAAGTGTTTGTTATTTCGAACGCTGGAAAAGGAAAACAAAATCGCGTAATCAAAGATTTGCTTTCAGCTACAAAAGGCGAAAATTTTGAACAAATGGTGAAATTAAAAGTCAAACGAAATAATCTGAGTGCCTCTTATTTAGAAAACGAAGGAAAGATCAATAAACTTATCTTAGGAGTTAATGGCTTAAGCAATGTTTTAGTCATTGATTCGAAAGTCGATTTAACAAAAGACGAGCTAGAACGTGCGTTAGAAGATATTGATTTGTCGGATTTAGAAGAACTAACTGATATTTTAAAGTAG
- the rsmI gene encoding 16S rRNA (cytidine(1402)-2'-O)-methyltransferase, translating to MSGKLYLVPTPIGNLKDMTFRAVEILKESDVVLAEDTRNSGILLKHYEIETPMRSYHMHNEHQATEDIIRQLKDGQIISIITDSGTPGISDPGYLLAKECVAHNITIECLPGATAFVPALVVSGLPNNEFTFIGFLPVKKGRKTKLESLVEEKKTMVFYESPHKIGRTLKDLAETFGNERRASLSREISKKFEETLRGTLSELAEIAEKRNLKGEMVLVVEGFQG from the coding sequence ATGAGTGGTAAATTATATTTGGTTCCTACACCAATTGGAAATTTAAAGGATATGACTTTTAGAGCAGTTGAAATTCTAAAAGAGTCTGATGTTGTTCTAGCTGAAGATACACGCAACAGTGGAATCTTATTGAAGCATTATGAGATTGAAACTCCAATGCGTAGTTATCATATGCATAATGAACATCAAGCAACAGAAGATATTATTCGCCAATTGAAAGATGGACAAATCATCTCCATTATTACTGATTCAGGTACCCCTGGAATATCGGACCCTGGCTATTTATTAGCGAAAGAGTGTGTGGCGCATAACATCACTATTGAATGTTTACCAGGAGCTACAGCATTTGTTCCGGCATTGGTTGTATCAGGATTACCAAATAATGAATTTACGTTTATTGGCTTTCTCCCTGTAAAAAAAGGGCGTAAAACAAAATTAGAGAGTTTAGTGGAAGAAAAGAAAACGATGGTCTTCTATGAATCGCCTCATAAAATTGGTCGTACACTAAAGGATTTAGCAGAAACCTTCGGAAATGAAAGAAGAGCCAGCTTGTCGCGTGAAATTTCGAAGAAATTTGAAGAAACCCTTCGCGGTACGTTAAGCGAATTAGCAGAAATTGCAGAAAAGCGAAATTTAAAAGGTGAAATGGTTTTAGTCGTTGAAGGATTTCAAGGCTAA